The following are from one region of the Paraglaciecola sp. L1A13 genome:
- a CDS encoding electron transfer flavoprotein subunit alpha/FixB family protein — protein MPILIYAEHDNSQLKTETHKLVNAACKMGDELHLLVVGSQCADVAKQASEIEGITKVLLADNVAYEHQLAENVADLVSELGKDYSHIICAATTTGKNFMPRVAALLDVAQISDVIGVQSSDTFVRPIYAGNAIATVQSSDTIKVLTVRTSTFDANGTGNSAPVETIDVVKTSAISSFISAELTKSERPELTAADVVISGGRGMQNGENFKLLDGIADKLGAAMGASRAAVDAGFVPNDMQVGQTGKIVAPQLYIAVGISGAIQHLAGMKDSKVIVAINKDEEAPIFQVADYGLVGDLFDILPELEAAL, from the coding sequence ATGCCAATTCTTATTTACGCAGAGCATGACAACAGCCAACTTAAAACCGAAACCCATAAATTGGTTAACGCCGCATGCAAAATGGGCGACGAGCTTCATCTTCTTGTGGTCGGCTCTCAGTGTGCTGACGTAGCAAAACAGGCAAGTGAAATCGAAGGTATCACAAAAGTTTTACTTGCTGATAATGTAGCATACGAACATCAATTGGCTGAAAATGTAGCTGATTTGGTATCTGAATTAGGTAAAGATTACAGCCACATTATTTGTGCAGCGACCACAACAGGCAAAAACTTTATGCCCCGTGTAGCGGCATTACTTGATGTTGCACAAATATCAGACGTTATCGGTGTACAAAGTAGTGATACGTTCGTTCGTCCTATCTATGCGGGCAATGCCATTGCAACAGTACAATCAAGCGATACAATAAAAGTACTGACCGTTCGTACTTCAACGTTCGATGCAAACGGTACGGGCAACAGCGCACCTGTAGAAACGATTGATGTGGTTAAAACGTCTGCGATATCTTCATTTATTAGTGCAGAATTGACTAAATCTGAACGTCCTGAACTTACCGCTGCTGATGTGGTTATTTCTGGCGGTCGTGGTATGCAAAACGGTGAAAACTTTAAGCTGCTTGATGGTATTGCCGACAAGTTGGGAGCCGCCATGGGTGCTTCGCGTGCTGCGGTTGATGCTGGTTTTGTACCAAATGATATGCAAGTGGGTCAAACAGGTAAAATCGTTGCACCTCAGTTATATATCGCGGTGGGCATTTCTGGCGCTATTCAGCATTTGGCTGGAATGAAAGACTCGAAAGTGATTGTTGCAATCAACAAAGACGAAGAGGCACCCATTTTTCAAGTAGCCGATTATGGCCTAGTGGGCGATTTATTCGACATACTGCCTGAGCTTGAAGCTGCTTTATAA